The sequence below is a genomic window from Fusobacterium varium.
TATACAATCTGCCTCTTTTATAACTAATTCTGGTTTATTAACTGTACCTAAATAGTTAATAACTCCTTCAACAACTAATTTATCCATATGCTCTTTAGTTACCCCTGATACAGCCTCTCCACCTAAAGCTCCTAAAAATTGAAACTCAACTTTCTCTCCATACTCTTTCTTTAAAATTCTAGCTGCCTCTTCATACTCTCTAAATCCCTTATCAAAAAAGGCTCTAGCAACCATTAAGAAAACTATTCTTTCATCTTTTCTCTTCATAAGCATAGGTTTAAATCTTTCACAATCTGTTCCCTCCCCAGGTAAAATAAATATCTTTTTACTATCTCCTATACCTGAATTAATTAGAGTTTCCTTATCGTCACTATTTAAAACCCATATCTCTTTTGAAAATTTAAGAGAAAATTTATATAAACCTACTGCTATTTTTGCTATAACTCCACCTTTTACAAAAGAATATCCAAGTCCAGTAAGAATTGCCACTGATTTTTTCCCAGCCATTTTAGCTGCTAAAGTTCCATAGATATTTGGTTTAATTGTATAGTGAAAAATTATATCTGGGTTCTCTCTCTTGTATAATTTATATAGTTCTAAAGTTAATTTCAGATCTTCTATAGGATTTATACCTCTTTTATTAAGGTTAATAGAGATTGATTTTACTCCTGGTATAGCTTTTTCCATATCTATTCTTCCATCATCAGGAGCAACTACTACCACCTCATGTCCATCTGCTACTAATGCTCTAATAACTCCAGCTCTAAAAATATATATATCCCACATATAATTTGCTACAAATAATATCTTCATATTTTCACCTTTTTAATATTAATATAGTAATGATAACTCTTTCCCATGCCCTTGTTCTTTATACTTACCAGCCTCTTCTACTATTTTCATTCTTTCTTCTACACTATTATGTTTTAAAAGTACAGTTTCATATAAATAAACTTTTTTATTTCCCTCAAAATTTAATTGATTATCTAATCTAAAAGTTGATATTAATATTGCCAAAATAAATACTACTAATTTTACTACTGGAGCACTTTTAATATCAAAAAACATAGGAATAATAAACCAGTATGAATATACAAAAAGAATCCCTATTCTTAAAGTAATTACTGAAAGTTCAGCTCCATATAAAAATATAAATACTGATAGAAATAAGCTGTTAGCAAAAATAATTCCATATCTTTTTTCTGTTAATCTCTTTCCAATTAAAAATACTATTAAAAATAATATAACTCTTTCTAAATAAAATAGAGAGAACCCTAGTGGAAAATCCTTGGGAATAATTGAGATATATCCAGCTATCTTATCTTCAATGCCTCCAGGTATTTTATCTTTTATCATCCCTACCCCATTTATTATCAATCTAATATTTGAAAGATAATAAATATTTCCTATAATGAAAACAACAAATATAAATACTCTATTCCATTTTATTTTTAATAAAAAATACATTGGAAGATATAATAATGATGATGTATGAAATAAAAATCCCAAAATATTCAATGCTACAAATGGTAAAATTTTTCTGTTTTCTATATAATCAACAGAAAGTATAAACAGAAGAATACTTTTTATATTTCTTATCATATCTATTTCAAGTGCAATTCCATACACTCCAAAAAATATAAATAATGATAAAATTGGATAATTTGAATATCTCTTAAAAATAAAATATATTAAAGTAAAATCTATAATTGTATTTATAAGACTGAAATTTATATAATTCGAGGTAAATAATTTAACCACTCCGCAATAAAACTGATATCCTTTTTCAAATCCTCCTTCTACAAAACCACCTTTTATAAGCTCTAATATATTTTTACTTTGTTCAAAATTAGGCTTATAATTATACCAATCATATCCTATATAAGCTCTTGTTCCGAAAAAAACAACTAAAATTCCTATTAAAAAAATATAAATATTTCTTTTAAATTCTCTATTTTCACTAAAAATATCTATTAAACTTCCTACCCCAAGAATTATTAATATTATGAAATATAGATTCATTTATCATTCCCTCTCTAACGTTTTTTTATATAGTTCCAAATACTCCTTTGCACTATTCTCTATAGTAAACTTTTTACTTCTCTCTAAACATTTATCTGCTACTTCTTTATAAAGTTTTTCATCCTTTAATTTTAGAATAAGCTTTGCTAACTCCTTAGGATTATCATTAGAGCATAAAAAACCTGCTCCTCTAACTACTTCAGCAAGTCCGGGAACATCACTTGCTATTACAGGTTTATGTGACGCCATTCCCTCAACAGCAGTAATTCCAAACCCTTCAAAAAAAGAGTATTGAATCACAATATCAGCTGTTTTTAAAAGTTGAGGAATATCTTTTCTAAGCCCTAAAAATCTAACTCTATCCTCTACTCCCACTTCTCTAGCAAACTCTTGAACATCTCTTTCTAAAACTCCGTCTCCTACAAATACTACTTTGTACTCTTCAGAAAGAGATTTTAAAGCTGATACAACTCCTTTTTGATTTTTAGCAGCTTGAAATCTTGATACCATCATAAGAACAGTATCACTATTTTCAACTCCTATCTCATCTCTTGAAATAGGATAGACATTTTCAAAATGGCTTAAATCTACTCCATTTGCTATTACACAATAGTTTTTTTCATCTCCACCTATCCACTCTTTCAAACTTTTTTCAGTAGCCTCAGATATGCTTACAATCTTATCAAATCCTCTAAAAACAAATCTGTCTATCAGCTTAAAAACTATGCTATTTCTTCTTCTGTTTGATGTACTATGTTCAGTTGTAATATATTTTCTCTTTCTATTAAAATCCAATATTTTAGCAAATCTTGTCCAATATTGAGCATGCACAAGATGAACATGAACTATATCATAGTTTTCTTTTCTTATCTTCTCAGCTATTGCAAAAATATTTAAAGGAGACACCTTAGAATTATATTTAGAAACACTTACTTTTATTCCTCTTTTTATCAAATCTTTTTCAAATACAGAGTTAATATCACTTAATATCATTAATTCTACATCATACCCTAACTTTTTTTGTAATGGAATAAGTTCACTTAGTAGTTTCTCTGCTCCCCCTAATTCTAATGAAGTTATAATATGGAGTATTTTCATCTTTTCCCCACCACCATTTTAAAATATTTACTTTGAAGTAATCTTATAAAAAATTTCACCTTATTTTTTAAAGGTATATTATATTTTAACATCTCACTATAATAACTCTCAAAACCTCTAGGATTATTTTTTATTAACTTTAAAAAGTTATTTGTGTAACCATCTTCAAGATATTCAAAATAATATATTCCTTTATCTATATATCTCATCTTATATTTTTCACCTATTTTTATCCAAATAGATGCTTCAGGAACAAATTTTTCTCCTTCATAAACTTTAAATGGATTTTCTCTTAAATACTTTGTTCTAAATACTTCTGCTTTATCTCCATCTATTCCCAGTTTATATACAATTTCAATAGGTGTTGAATCTATGCTATATTGAGGATAAGGCTTTCCTGTTATCTCTCCAGTAGCAATATTTATCTTTCTAAATATCATTCCACCCATATTTTTAGGTAATTTTTCTCCTTCTAAAACAATAGTTTCAACTGCATCTTCTGTAATATAATCATCACTATCTACTATAAAGAAAAACTCTCCCTCTGCAAACTCTACTCCTCTATTAATAGCCCTCATCTTTCCAGCATTTTCTTGATAAACATATATAATATTTAAAATATTCTCTTTTTTCCAACTTTCTATAAGTTCTCTTGTATTATCAACAGATCCATCATCTACTACTACCCATTGAAAATTTTTATTGCTCTGTTTCTTTAAACTTTCATACAATCTAGAAAGTGTATCTCCTCTATTATATGCAGGAGTAAAAATAGTTACTTCCATTATTATCTTCCTTTACCAAATACAACTGTTTTAAATGTTAATATCATAATAACTAAATCTAAGTATAGACTATGTTGTTTTATATAATATAGATCATACTCTAATTTTCTTCTTGCATCTTCAACACTAGCTCCATATGGATACATTACTTGAGCCCAACCTGTAAGCCCTGGTTTTACCATATGTCTTAAATTATAATATGGTATCTGCTTTTCTAGTTCCTTAATAA
It includes:
- a CDS encoding glycosyltransferase family 4 protein, coding for MKILFVANYMWDIYIFRAGVIRALVADGHEVVVVAPDDGRIDMEKAIPGVKSISINLNKRGINPIEDLKLTLELYKLYKRENPDIIFHYTIKPNIYGTLAAKMAGKKSVAILTGLGYSFVKGGVIAKIAVGLYKFSLKFSKEIWVLNSDDKETLINSGIGDSKKIFILPGEGTDCERFKPMLMKRKDERIVFLMVARAFFDKGFREYEEAARILKKEYGEKVEFQFLGALGGEAVSGVTKEHMDKLVVEGVINYLGTVNKPELVIKEADCIVLPSYREGISKVLMEGAAMEKPIIATNVTGCKEIVENNVTGYLVKVADSEDLAQGMRKFINLSAEERKAMGIAGREKVLKEFDEKIIINIYREKILEL
- a CDS encoding EpsG family protein, translating into MNLYFIILIILGVGSLIDIFSENREFKRNIYIFLIGILVVFFGTRAYIGYDWYNYKPNFEQSKNILELIKGGFVEGGFEKGYQFYCGVVKLFTSNYINFSLINTIIDFTLIYFIFKRYSNYPILSLFIFFGVYGIALEIDMIRNIKSILLFILSVDYIENRKILPFVALNILGFLFHTSSLLYLPMYFLLKIKWNRVFIFVVFIIGNIYYLSNIRLIINGVGMIKDKIPGGIEDKIAGYISIIPKDFPLGFSLFYLERVILFLIVFLIGKRLTEKRYGIIFANSLFLSVFIFLYGAELSVITLRIGILFVYSYWFIIPMFFDIKSAPVVKLVVFILAILISTFRLDNQLNFEGNKKVYLYETVLLKHNSVEERMKIVEEAGKYKEQGHGKELSLLY
- a CDS encoding glycosyltransferase; translated protein: MKILHIITSLELGGAEKLLSELIPLQKKLGYDVELMILSDINSVFEKDLIKRGIKVSVSKYNSKVSPLNIFAIAEKIRKENYDIVHVHLVHAQYWTRFAKILDFNRKRKYITTEHSTSNRRRNSIVFKLIDRFVFRGFDKIVSISEATEKSLKEWIGGDEKNYCVIANGVDLSHFENVYPISRDEIGVENSDTVLMMVSRFQAAKNQKGVVSALKSLSEEYKVVFVGDGVLERDVQEFAREVGVEDRVRFLGLRKDIPQLLKTADIVIQYSFFEGFGITAVEGMASHKPVIASDVPGLAEVVRGAGFLCSNDNPKELAKLILKLKDEKLYKEVADKCLERSKKFTIENSAKEYLELYKKTLERE
- a CDS encoding glycosyltransferase family 2 protein, with product MEVTIFTPAYNRGDTLSRLYESLKKQSNKNFQWVVVDDGSVDNTRELIESWKKENILNIIYVYQENAGKMRAINRGVEFAEGEFFFIVDSDDYITEDAVETIVLEGEKLPKNMGGMIFRKINIATGEITGKPYPQYSIDSTPIEIVYKLGIDGDKAEVFRTKYLRENPFKVYEGEKFVPEASIWIKIGEKYKMRYIDKGIYYFEYLEDGYTNNFLKLIKNNPRGFESYYSEMLKYNIPLKNKVKFFIRLLQSKYFKMVVGKR